Proteins from one Patagioenas fasciata isolate bPatFas1 chromosome 6, bPatFas1.hap1, whole genome shotgun sequence genomic window:
- the EXTL2 gene encoding exostosin-like 2 isoform X1: MRYFHFCKLPGRVMGIRLLRFTSVVIIVLLLVAGALTALLPSIKDDKMPKLKRESKTQSQSASDSFTLIMQTYNRTDLLLKLLNHYQAIPHLHKVIVVWNNIGEKIPEEMWNSLGPHPVPVVFKVQTVNRMRNRLQNFPELETKAVLMMDDDTLVSAHDLAFAFSVWQQFPEHIVGFVPRKHISTPSGVYSYGSFELQNPGFGNGDQYSMVLIGAAFFHSRYLEDFQRQPEAVYALIDETQNCDDIAMNFLVAKHTGKPSGVFVKPVDIRNLEKDTNSGYSGMWHRAEHLLQRSYCVNKLVNIYDGMPLKYSNIMISQFGFPNYANHKNKM; the protein is encoded by the exons ATGAG GTATTTTCACTTTTGTAAGCTTCCAGGAAGAGTTATGGGAATCCGCCTACTACGCTTCACTTCTGTCGTGATCATTGTCTTACTTCTTGTGGCAGGTGCTTTAACAGCTTTGCTTCCCAGTATCAAAGATGACAAAATGCCCAAATTGAAAAGGGAATCAAAAACCCAGAGTCAGTCTGCCTCGGATTCGTTTACTCTTATTATGCAGACATACAACAGAACTGACTTACTGCTAAAGCTTTTAAATCATTATCAAGCCATCCCCCACCTACATAAAGTAATTGTTGTGTGGAATAACATTGGTGAGAAGATACCAGAGGAAATGTGGAATTCCTTGGGGCCTCATCCTGTCCCTGTTGTCTTTAAAGTTCAAACTGTAAATCGCATGAGGAACAGACTCCAGAATTTCCCTGAGCTGGAAACAAAAG cTGTTTTAATGATGGATGATGATACACTAGTCAGTGCTCACGACCTTgcttttgccttttctgtttgGCAG caatttCCAGAGCATATAGTAGGATTTGTTCCTAGAAAGCACATTTCTACTCCTTCAGGTGTATATAGTTATGGCAGCTTCGAATTGCAGAACCCCGGATTTGGAAACGGAGACCAGTATTCTATGGTTCTTATTGGTGCAGCATTTTTTCATAGTCGCTATTTAGAAGACTTTCAAAGACAGCCAGAAGCTGTTTATGCCTTAATAGATGAAACTCAAAATTGTGATGATATTGCCATGAATTTTCTGGTAGCCAAGCACACTGGAAAGCCTTCAGGAGTGTTTGTGAAGCCTGTTGATATAAGAAATTTAGAAAAAGACACTAACAGTGGCTATTCTGGAATGTGGCACCGAGCAGAACATTTGTTACAGAGATCTTACTGTGTAAATAAACTGGTTAATATTTATGATGGCATGCCTTTGAAATACTCTAATATCATGATTTCTCAGTTTGGTTTTCCTAATTATGCCAatcacaaaaataaaatgtaa
- the EXTL2 gene encoding exostosin-like 2 isoform X2, with the protein MPKLKRESKTQSQSASDSFTLIMQTYNRTDLLLKLLNHYQAIPHLHKVIVVWNNIGEKIPEEMWNSLGPHPVPVVFKVQTVNRMRNRLQNFPELETKAVLMMDDDTLVSAHDLAFAFSVWQQFPEHIVGFVPRKHISTPSGVYSYGSFELQNPGFGNGDQYSMVLIGAAFFHSRYLEDFQRQPEAVYALIDETQNCDDIAMNFLVAKHTGKPSGVFVKPVDIRNLEKDTNSGYSGMWHRAEHLLQRSYCVNKLVNIYDGMPLKYSNIMISQFGFPNYANHKNKM; encoded by the exons ATGCCCAAATTGAAAAGGGAATCAAAAACCCAGAGTCAGTCTGCCTCGGATTCGTTTACTCTTATTATGCAGACATACAACAGAACTGACTTACTGCTAAAGCTTTTAAATCATTATCAAGCCATCCCCCACCTACATAAAGTAATTGTTGTGTGGAATAACATTGGTGAGAAGATACCAGAGGAAATGTGGAATTCCTTGGGGCCTCATCCTGTCCCTGTTGTCTTTAAAGTTCAAACTGTAAATCGCATGAGGAACAGACTCCAGAATTTCCCTGAGCTGGAAACAAAAG cTGTTTTAATGATGGATGATGATACACTAGTCAGTGCTCACGACCTTgcttttgccttttctgtttgGCAG caatttCCAGAGCATATAGTAGGATTTGTTCCTAGAAAGCACATTTCTACTCCTTCAGGTGTATATAGTTATGGCAGCTTCGAATTGCAGAACCCCGGATTTGGAAACGGAGACCAGTATTCTATGGTTCTTATTGGTGCAGCATTTTTTCATAGTCGCTATTTAGAAGACTTTCAAAGACAGCCAGAAGCTGTTTATGCCTTAATAGATGAAACTCAAAATTGTGATGATATTGCCATGAATTTTCTGGTAGCCAAGCACACTGGAAAGCCTTCAGGAGTGTTTGTGAAGCCTGTTGATATAAGAAATTTAGAAAAAGACACTAACAGTGGCTATTCTGGAATGTGGCACCGAGCAGAACATTTGTTACAGAGATCTTACTGTGTAAATAAACTGGTTAATATTTATGATGGCATGCCTTTGAAATACTCTAATATCATGATTTCTCAGTTTGGTTTTCCTAATTATGCCAatcacaaaaataaaatgtaa